Proteins from a genomic interval of Oreochromis aureus strain Israel breed Guangdong linkage group 6, ZZ_aureus, whole genome shotgun sequence:
- the LOC116319950 gene encoding phosphofurin acidic cluster sorting protein 1-like, giving the protein MGTDTGPAAKLCKTESQTHMSPSNTGSHASRHPWSITMKDRQNSRGMDRTTSFDSETSFDCRIPAPQVARKSVLDQLNHILFSDDQIPDSIVLINTTDWQGQYLSEVLFDQPIVCTVSTADVQAAFSAIVGRIQRFCNCNSQTPPTMKVAVGGDQSYLTTVLCCFVEQLASKTSDWLSYIRFLIIPIGVHPLAKYLSSLDGKFSGLFVDASWRELFGRPEPPPFDPVGIAGRVSQYLAGAAVSHLCPISEAMLTCKHKSPDDDSCQKFLPFIGLVKVGIVEQNFMSTSVDSDDIILGSPPSQSGAPINITSTPPPSPSTSCPTEVMGLQVDYWSSQGGGGGGERKKEIGMKNTLKSNFRCLQVSRLSGGELMSMTVVTKEKNKKVIFLSKKAKEKETESRSQLIEGISRLICTSKHQHTLRVSVDGVEWNDVKFFQLAAQWPTHVKHFPVGIFGYSKP; this is encoded by the exons ATGGGAACAGACACAGGCCCAGCTGCCAAACTATGTAAAACAGAGTCTCAGACACACATGTCACCAAG TAACACAGGAAGTCATGCGTCTCGCCACCCTTGGAGCATCACTATGAAAGACAGACAGAACTCGAGAGGGATGGACCGAACGACCAGCTTCGACAGTGAGACATCATTTGATTGCAGGATACCTGCTCCACAG GTAGCTAGAAAGTCggttttggatcagctgaaccACATCCTGTTCTCTGATGATCAGATACCTGACTCCATTGTCCTGATCAACACCACAGACTGGCAGGGACAG TATCTCTCTGAGGTTCTCTTCGATCAGCCAATCGTCTGCACCGTTTCAACGGCTGATGTTCAGGCCGCCTTCAGCGCCATCGTCGGACGCATCCAGAGATT ctgtaactgcaACTCACAGACTCCGCCCACCATGAAGGTGGCAGTGGGAGGAGATCAGAGCTACCTGACCACGGTGCTCTGCTGCTTCGTAGAGCAGCTGGCCAGCAAGACGTCTGATTGGTTGAGCTACATCCGCTTTCTCATCATCCCTATTG GAGTCCACCCGCTGGCCAAGTACCTGTCCTCCCTGGATGGGAAGTTCAGCGGTTTGTTCGTGGACGCCAGCTGGAGGGAGCTGTTTGGACGCCCGGAGCCACCTCCTTTCG ATCCTGTGGGCATAGCCGGTCGGGTTTCTCAGTATTTGGCCGGAGCTgctgtttctcacctgtgtcCGATCTCAGAGGCCATGCTGACCTGCAAACACAAGAG CCCCGACGATGACTCCTGCCAGAAGTTTCTTCCTTTTATCGGG CTGGTGAAGGTCGGCATCGTGGAGCAGAACTTCATGTCCACCTCAG TGGACTCTGATGACATCATACTTGGATCTCCTCCCTCCCAATCAGGAGCACCGATCAACATCACCTCGACAcctcctccctccccctccACCAG CTGTCCCACAGAGGTGATGGGACTGCAGGTGGActactggagcagccagggtggaggaggaggaggagagcggAAGAAGGAAATCGGGATGAAGAACACGCTGAAGAGCAACTTCCGCTGTCTGCAGGTGTCGAGGCTCAGCGGAGGAGAGCTGATGAGCATGACGGTGGTGACGAAGGAGAAGAACAAGAAAG tCATATTTCTCAGTAAGAAGGCAAAGGAGAAGGAGACGGAGTCAAGGAGTCAGCTGATTGAAGGAATCAGCAGGTTGATCTGTACCTCCAAACACCAACACACACTcagag TGTCCGTCGATGGCGTGGAGTGGAATGACGTAAAGTTTTTCCAGCTGGCGGCTCAGTGGCCGACACATGTCAAACACTTTCCTGTTGGAATCTTTGGATACAGCAAACCCTGA